A region of Salinibacter sp. 10B DNA encodes the following proteins:
- a CDS encoding peptidase S9: MRRLTIRAAVLALAVLTAFGAVSPASAQYFGQNKVQYDNFEFKTFNTENFDIYFYPEERQAVMDAGRMAERWYQRHSRTFLREFRKRKPLIFYANSADFQQTNAVRGQLGQGTGGVTESIKERVIMPLTGSYKETDHVLGHELVHSFQYDIALRKDTRNFSLRNLPLWMVEGMAEYLSIGSRDPHTSMWLRDAVLREDLPTIRQMTRNMRDYFPYRYGQAYMAYVGGKYGDAAVTDLYKLSGRVGVDSAFVYSLGITTDSLSAEWKQSVRDTYLPKMRGRTPVDSVGRAVIGTPGADNELNISPAVSPDGRYVAFISRRNIFNTNLFVADTETGKIVQELEGTRSNPHFDALRFIDSAGSWSPDGQRFAFVTFAEGTNEINTFNVQSGEIQMRTAVEGVGAIQNLAWSPSGRYIAFSGLEGGVSDLYLYDLEKKQVRQLTNDRYAELQPTWSPDGETLAFTTDRGPEGTNFGTLEYGDYRLGLIDVQSKEIRTVRPFNRGMQHNPQFSPDGQSLYFISDHDGFKDIYRYSLDDQALYRVTEVKTGISGITATSPAMSVARQSGRMMFSVFSNSGYSIVALPSEKTKGERVVPPSSFEQAEVAGLLPPVQTTETGIVGNYLDDPLTGLPELGSVEVSQASDRLYLDRIAPPTIGTSVGGPFGTQVQGGVGFYFSDILGDQNLNVVVQANGTVKDIGGGAFYSNQDSRLNYGVGVSHIPSAYGQLGFVEGRGNTVQLVQLVQRIYRSQVITQASYPLSKRNRFELSVGGTRYGFGLTVRNQFGQEISPSAIQGTGGDLPDPFYLSQVGLAYVGDFSSSGLTSPLQGGRYRFQVTPQFGSRNFVSFLADYRRYYYQKPFTFAIRGLHQGNYGATQNGFTGGFGDLFVRETLGDPYQLAFVRGYSFNSIFSQRSCQINRTNCGLERLYGTRVALGSAEVRVPLLGPEVLGLSTFEYIPTDLVLFADAGIAWTDESIEDLALRTSVSEVTPQGTDGGVNELRRARPVTSAGVSARVNLLGAVVFEMFYARTFQRSQPWDFGLILRPGW, from the coding sequence ATGCGACGTCTCACGATCCGTGCCGCCGTTCTTGCTCTCGCCGTGCTCACGGCATTCGGGGCCGTGTCTCCTGCCTCGGCTCAGTACTTCGGGCAGAACAAGGTGCAGTACGATAATTTTGAGTTTAAGACATTTAACACGGAAAACTTCGACATCTACTTCTATCCGGAGGAGCGGCAGGCCGTGATGGATGCCGGTCGCATGGCCGAGCGGTGGTATCAGCGCCACTCCCGTACCTTCTTGCGGGAGTTTCGGAAGCGCAAGCCGCTGATTTTTTACGCCAATAGTGCAGACTTTCAGCAAACGAATGCCGTTCGTGGACAGCTGGGGCAGGGAACCGGCGGGGTCACGGAGAGCATCAAAGAACGGGTGATTATGCCCCTCACCGGAAGCTACAAGGAGACCGATCACGTATTGGGGCACGAACTCGTGCACTCCTTTCAGTACGACATTGCGCTCCGCAAGGACACGCGCAACTTCTCCCTCCGCAATCTGCCGTTGTGGATGGTCGAGGGCATGGCCGAGTATCTCTCGATTGGGAGCCGGGACCCGCACACGTCAATGTGGTTGCGCGACGCGGTATTGCGGGAGGATCTCCCCACCATTCGGCAGATGACGCGCAATATGCGCGACTACTTTCCGTACCGGTACGGGCAGGCGTACATGGCCTACGTCGGTGGCAAGTACGGCGACGCGGCGGTCACAGACCTTTACAAGCTGAGCGGGCGAGTGGGGGTGGACTCTGCCTTCGTCTATTCGCTGGGTATCACAACCGATTCGCTGTCGGCGGAATGGAAGCAGTCCGTTCGCGATACCTATCTGCCGAAGATGAGGGGACGTACGCCGGTGGACTCGGTGGGCAGGGCGGTGATTGGTACGCCGGGGGCGGATAATGAACTCAACATTTCCCCGGCGGTGAGCCCAGATGGGCGCTACGTGGCCTTCATTTCACGCCGCAACATCTTCAACACCAACCTCTTCGTGGCCGATACGGAGACTGGAAAAATCGTGCAGGAGCTGGAAGGCACGCGCTCTAATCCTCACTTCGATGCGCTGCGGTTTATCGATTCGGCCGGGTCGTGGTCGCCGGATGGGCAGCGCTTTGCGTTTGTCACGTTTGCGGAGGGGACCAACGAGATCAACACCTTCAACGTCCAGTCGGGCGAGATTCAGATGCGAACGGCCGTGGAGGGCGTTGGGGCGATCCAGAATCTCGCATGGTCGCCCAGCGGACGATACATTGCCTTTTCGGGACTGGAGGGCGGAGTGAGTGATCTCTACCTGTACGACCTGGAAAAGAAGCAAGTCCGCCAGCTCACCAACGACCGGTATGCGGAGCTGCAGCCCACCTGGTCGCCCGACGGGGAGACGCTTGCATTCACAACGGATCGGGGGCCCGAGGGCACGAATTTCGGTACGCTGGAGTACGGCGACTACCGCCTTGGCCTGATCGACGTTCAGTCAAAGGAAATCCGCACGGTCCGTCCCTTCAATCGGGGCATGCAGCACAATCCGCAGTTCAGCCCGGATGGGCAGAGCCTCTATTTTATTTCCGACCACGACGGATTCAAGGACATCTACCGGTACAGTCTCGACGATCAGGCGCTCTACCGGGTGACGGAAGTGAAGACGGGCATCAGTGGCATCACCGCGACCTCGCCGGCAATGTCCGTGGCGCGCCAGAGCGGGCGAATGATGTTTTCTGTCTTCTCCAACAGCGGGTATTCCATTGTCGCCCTGCCGTCGGAGAAGACGAAGGGCGAACGGGTGGTCCCGCCGAGTTCTTTCGAGCAGGCGGAGGTGGCGGGGCTTCTTCCGCCCGTGCAGACCACCGAAACGGGCATTGTGGGCAATTATCTCGACGATCCCCTGACGGGATTGCCGGAGCTAGGATCGGTCGAGGTGTCGCAGGCCAGTGATCGGCTCTACCTCGACCGCATTGCCCCGCCGACGATTGGGACATCCGTGGGCGGTCCCTTTGGAACGCAGGTGCAGGGGGGCGTCGGATTTTACTTCAGCGACATTCTGGGCGATCAGAACCTGAACGTTGTGGTTCAGGCGAACGGTACGGTCAAGGACATTGGGGGGGGAGCGTTCTACTCCAATCAGGATAGTCGGTTGAATTACGGGGTTGGAGTGTCGCACATTCCCTCGGCCTACGGACAGCTCGGCTTCGTCGAAGGCCGTGGAAACACCGTTCAGCTCGTCCAGCTCGTCCAGCGGATTTATCGATCACAGGTGATTACGCAGGCGAGCTATCCGCTCTCAAAGCGCAACCGGTTTGAGCTCAGTGTGGGGGGAACTCGGTATGGGTTTGGGCTCACCGTACGCAACCAGTTCGGGCAAGAAATATCACCGTCTGCCATCCAGGGGACAGGGGGCGATCTTCCCGATCCCTTTTATCTTAGTCAGGTTGGACTGGCGTACGTAGGGGACTTTTCGAGCTCGGGGTTGACCTCGCCTCTGCAGGGAGGGCGCTACCGATTCCAGGTCACGCCTCAGTTCGGGTCTCGAAACTTCGTCTCTTTTCTTGCCGATTACCGGCGGTACTATTATCAGAAGCCGTTCACATTTGCCATTCGGGGACTGCATCAGGGGAACTACGGGGCAACCCAGAATGGATTCACGGGCGGGTTCGGCGATCTCTTCGTTCGGGAGACGCTGGGGGATCCGTACCAACTCGCTTTTGTGCGGGGATACAGTTTCAATTCGATCTTCAGCCAACGGTCGTGCCAGATCAACCGAACCAACTGTGGCCTCGAACGGCTCTACGGGACGCGGGTGGCACTGGGAAGCGCAGAGGTGCGAGTGCCCCTGCTGGGGCCGGAGGTGCTCGGGCTGTCGACGTTTGAGTATATCCCGACCGATCTGGTCCTCTTTGCGGATGCTGGGATTGCCTGGACCGACGAGAGCATCGAAGACCTTGCGCTTCGCACCAGTGTGTCCGAGGTGACGCCGCAGGGGACGGACGGCGGAGTCAACGAGCTGAGGCGGGCACGGCCGGTGACGAGTGCCGGGGTGTCGGCCCGCGTCAATTTGCTGGGGGCGGTTGTCTTTGAGATGTTCTACGCTCGCACGTTCCAACGCTCCCAGCCCTGGGACTTTGGGCTCATTCTGCGACCGGGATGGTGA